A genome region from Methanobacterium sp. includes the following:
- a CDS encoding KH domain-containing protein: MPNTEYLKIPKERVGVLIGPHGKTKEIIEKTTETCIDVDSEAGSIAISPQEDAEDPLAVWKARYMVKAIGRGFNPEIALKLTDDDVMLEIINLPDYVGKSKKAVLRQKGRIIGKDGKTRDIITEMTGTYVSIYGKTVSIIGEMEHLQIAKEAVEMILDGARHKTVYSFLERKKQEMKLREIKMGPSYILKD, encoded by the coding sequence TTGCCCAATACAGAATATCTGAAGATCCCCAAGGAAAGAGTGGGAGTACTTATCGGACCACACGGAAAAACCAAAGAGATCATTGAAAAAACCACCGAAACATGTATTGATGTAGACAGCGAAGCCGGAAGCATAGCTATATCCCCCCAAGAGGATGCTGAAGATCCTTTAGCAGTTTGGAAAGCTCGTTATATGGTTAAAGCCATAGGTAGAGGTTTTAACCCGGAGATAGCCCTTAAACTAACTGATGATGATGTGATGCTGGAGATCATCAACTTGCCAGATTACGTGGGAAAGTCTAAAAAGGCTGTTTTAAGACAGAAAGGACGTATTATTGGTAAAGATGGTAAAACCAGAGACATCATCACAGAAATGACAGGTACTTACGTGTCAATCTATGGTAAAACTGTGTCCATCATTGGAGAAATGGAACATCTACAAATTGCCAAGGAGGCTGTGGAGATGATTTTAGATGGTGCTAGGCACAAAACAGTTTACTCATTCCTGGAACGTAAAAAACAGGAAATGAAACTAAGAGAAATAAAGATGGGACCATCTTATATACTCAAAGATTAA
- a CDS encoding serine protein kinase RIO: protein MESQETKSDISLQKMREVKRLKSVEDRRVGSEVFDRITLKTLYKLANQGYIHLLNGAISTGKEANVFKGADEDGKIVAVKIYRVTTSDFKKMQYYIQGDPRFNVRSNNKRQLINNWVLKEFKNLNRACEVGVRVPQPIVAKNNVLVMEFIGDDDGSPARLMRQSKISNPKYVSDKIIDYVKKLYNDAELVHGDLSGFNILMQEDEPVIIDLSQGLVVDHPISEELLNRDIENLSKDFKKMGIEISHDEIKRKIMDL from the coding sequence ATGGAATCCCAAGAAACCAAATCAGATATTAGTCTGCAGAAGATGCGGGAAGTAAAGCGTCTTAAAAGCGTGGAAGATAGGAGGGTGGGTAGTGAAGTCTTTGATAGAATTACCCTGAAAACTCTGTACAAGCTGGCTAATCAAGGTTATATTCACCTTTTAAATGGAGCTATAAGCACTGGGAAAGAGGCTAATGTCTTCAAAGGAGCGGATGAGGATGGTAAAATTGTTGCAGTTAAGATCTATCGGGTCACCACATCTGATTTTAAGAAAATGCAATATTACATCCAGGGAGACCCACGTTTCAATGTTAGGAGCAATAACAAACGTCAGTTAATAAATAACTGGGTTTTAAAGGAATTCAAGAACCTTAACCGGGCATGTGAAGTAGGAGTGCGCGTACCCCAACCAATTGTAGCTAAAAATAACGTGCTGGTCATGGAATTCATTGGAGACGATGATGGAAGCCCAGCCCGTCTTATGAGGCAGTCAAAAATTTCTAACCCAAAATACGTCTCTGACAAAATAATAGATTATGTTAAAAAGCTTTATAATGATGCAGAACTGGTTCATGGAGACCTATCTGGTTTTAACATTCTCATGCAGGAGGATGAGCCAGTTATAATTGACTTGTCCCAAGGTTTAGTAGTTGATCATCCCATATCAGAGGAGCTTCTAAACCGGGATATAGAGAACTTAAGTAAAGATTTTAAAAAAATGGGTATTGAAATATCCCATGATGAGATTAAAAGAAAGATTATGGATTTATGA
- the top6B gene encoding DNA topoisomerase VI subunit B, with protein MEREAAELFEEFKELTASEFFRRNKQMLGFSGKIRSLTMVFHELITNSLDAAEEAGILPEIKIDLKRLDKDHYILRHTDNGPGIPEPFITKVFSTMFAGSKFRNIQSRGQQGLGCSGCVLLSQMTTGKPAKVISGYQEGDRLKGVEMTFKMDVKTNKGLVLERKDVEVQSTGVSIELHFKDVSYSLSEQGAYEYIRRTMIANPHTKITFRDPTGHKYIFNRAADIIPPLPKEVLPHPKGVTADDLIFMAKHTDKRRFRSLLTSNLSRMSTKRVNEIQGITGIDLNKRPKDMKWEEAEQIVETFAKMDFMAPPTSGLIPIGKEQIEKGIREILNPEFVATTTRKPKTFRGGVSFIIEAGISYGGDSGRMVGEQRKAEIMRFANRVPLAFDQGSCAITEALKSVDWKRYGIRDLDNAPITVFVNIVSTNVPYLSTGKQSVAPEPDILHEVRQATMKIARSMQKYIRAKKAAKEEEMRSKIFESLVPVIIREAAVLAEKDVPEYDVVLAKVTRRSNYEGVVQDE; from the coding sequence TTGGAGCGAGAAGCAGCTGAACTATTTGAGGAATTTAAAGAACTCACCGCATCTGAATTTTTCAGAAGAAACAAACAGATGCTGGGTTTTTCCGGTAAAATCCGGTCCCTGACCATGGTATTCCACGAGCTGATCACCAACAGCCTGGATGCTGCAGAAGAGGCAGGAATACTCCCTGAAATAAAAATAGACCTCAAACGTTTAGATAAAGATCATTACATACTTAGACACACTGATAATGGGCCTGGAATCCCCGAACCATTCATTACAAAGGTATTCAGTACCATGTTCGCCGGTTCCAAGTTCAGGAACATCCAGTCTCGTGGTCAGCAGGGATTAGGGTGCAGTGGTTGTGTCTTACTATCACAGATGACCACTGGAAAACCAGCCAAAGTTATATCTGGCTATCAAGAGGGTGACCGGCTTAAAGGAGTTGAGATGACCTTTAAGATGGATGTAAAAACTAACAAAGGCCTGGTCTTAGAAAGGAAAGATGTGGAAGTGCAATCTACCGGGGTTTCAATTGAACTCCACTTTAAAGATGTTTCATATTCCCTCTCAGAACAGGGCGCCTACGAGTACATCCGCCGGACCATGATCGCCAACCCACATACCAAGATCACCTTCCGAGACCCCACTGGACATAAATACATCTTCAATCGGGCCGCAGACATCATCCCACCTTTACCTAAGGAAGTACTTCCCCATCCAAAAGGAGTTACTGCTGATGATCTGATATTCATGGCCAAACACACCGATAAACGCCGTTTTAGAAGTCTTTTAACCAGTAATTTATCCAGGATGTCCACCAAACGGGTGAACGAGATCCAGGGGATCACTGGTATTGACCTTAACAAACGTCCCAAGGACATGAAATGGGAGGAAGCAGAACAGATCGTGGAAACTTTCGCCAAGATGGATTTCATGGCACCCCCCACCTCAGGTCTCATACCCATAGGTAAGGAGCAGATAGAAAAGGGAATTAGAGAGATTTTAAATCCTGAATTCGTAGCCACCACCACCCGAAAACCAAAAACATTCCGTGGAGGAGTTTCATTCATCATAGAAGCAGGTATTTCCTATGGTGGAGATTCCGGAAGAATGGTTGGTGAGCAGAGAAAGGCGGAGATCATGCGTTTTGCTAACCGAGTTCCCCTTGCCTTTGACCAGGGAAGCTGTGCCATCACTGAAGCACTTAAAAGTGTGGACTGGAAACGTTACGGTATAAGGGACCTGGACAACGCACCCATAACTGTTTTTGTGAATATTGTATCCACCAACGTACCATACCTATCCACAGGTAAGCAGAGTGTGGCTCCAGAGCCAGACATTCTCCATGAGGTCAGACAGGCCACCATGAAAATTGCCAGGAGCATGCAAAAGTACATACGTGCTAAAAAAGCCGCTAAAGAAGAAGAAATGCGTTCAAAGATCTTTGAAAGCCTGGTTCCAGTTATAATCCGTGAGGCAGCAGTGCTTGCCGAGAAAGATGTTCCGGAATATGATGTAGTACTAGCTAAAGTTACACGCAGATCCAACTACGAAGGCGTGGTTCAAGATGAATAA
- the eif1A gene encoding translation initiation factor eIF-1A, which yields MSRGNSRGPQTHEVRRVRSPRRGEIPGVVEQIMGHGKLKVRCADGKIRLCRIPGKMKKRIWIREGDVVLIKPWAFQTDEKADVIWRYTRTESNYLERRGFLKL from the coding sequence TTGAGCAGAGGAAATAGTCGCGGTCCGCAAACACATGAAGTAAGAAGGGTCAGGTCCCCTAGAAGGGGAGAAATACCAGGAGTGGTGGAACAGATCATGGGACATGGTAAACTTAAGGTACGATGTGCCGATGGTAAAATAAGGCTTTGCCGTATCCCTGGAAAGATGAAGAAAAGAATCTGGATTCGAGAAGGTGACGTCGTCCTAATCAAGCCATGGGCCTTCCAGACTGATGAAAAAGCAGATGTTATCTGGAGATATACCCGAACTGAATCCAACTACTTAGAACGTCGCGGATTTCTCAAACTATAA
- a CDS encoding PH domain-containing protein, whose product MFNRKSNSNPGERVVFQTRPRFLANLKSTILKLIITLLIFYFFRSIIALAISMQEYVVQMVQIPLIQATFYVLILIIILLILSIILDVVSWKRKKYQLTNQRVIVKKGLIRRKKSYIHYSKIQDIDVYQGIVDRIFSAGDIEIYGGHEHTNIRLEDVPNPREVEDIIDRVMVGEEVGFKPQRSKTPKKSIIEEYDQKFKR is encoded by the coding sequence ATGTTTAACCGAAAGAGTAATTCAAATCCCGGGGAAAGGGTAGTATTCCAGACCCGACCCCGATTTTTAGCCAACCTGAAATCGACCATTCTTAAATTAATAATTACATTACTGATATTTTACTTTTTCAGGAGTATAATAGCATTAGCAATATCTATGCAGGAATATGTGGTGCAGATGGTGCAGATCCCCCTGATTCAAGCCACATTCTATGTTCTTATACTGATTATCATCCTCCTAATATTATCCATAATCTTGGATGTGGTATCCTGGAAGCGGAAGAAGTATCAGCTCACCAACCAGAGGGTGATAGTAAAAAAAGGACTGATCAGAAGGAAAAAATCATACATACATTACAGCAAGATTCAGGACATTGATGTTTACCAGGGTATAGTTGATCGGATATTTTCCGCAGGAGACATAGAAATTTATGGTGGCCATGAACATACCAACATCCGCTTAGAGGACGTTCCCAATCCAAGGGAAGTGGAGGATATAATTGACCGGGTTATGGTGGGAGAAGAGGTAGGTTTCAAACCCCAGCGCAGCAAAACACCCAAAAAATCAATCATCGAAGAATATGACCAAAAGTTTAAAAGATAG
- a CDS encoding NAD(P)/FAD-dependent oxidoreductase, which yields MRNYDVAVVGGGPVGSTFARQMAEKGFEVAILEKKKEIGVPLQCAGLLGKKIKKVNILPDEFIINPVHGAFLHSPENTVLSVSKEKPEAYVLDRVGYDKFLADLATDSGVDIFLNHRVEKVDSVSGVINLKNNPNAKISADVVVGADGHSSIVSGAFNPPAKSFQAAQYLIDVGEKRFQKDYVHLYVDSRVSPGFLWVIPLSETTARVGLFADTSYQQLNVILKELITKRSELKGATILKKYYGVIPKHDPQKQLVKDRVLLLGDAASQVKPTTGGGLIMGFVCAEIASRAASKALENENMELLMNYSKDYREQFKKELKVQLMVHKIFKSLSDSDLEYMFGKLKQEGAEDIISHYGDMDSQSPLIKEMFKRGIIFSILPKMLSWRISSLWK from the coding sequence ATGAGAAACTACGATGTGGCAGTGGTGGGTGGAGGGCCAGTGGGTTCAACCTTTGCCAGACAAATGGCTGAAAAAGGCTTTGAAGTAGCCATCCTTGAGAAAAAAAAGGAAATTGGTGTTCCACTCCAGTGTGCAGGACTGTTGGGTAAGAAAATCAAAAAAGTGAATATTTTACCCGACGAATTTATCATTAACCCAGTCCACGGAGCATTTCTTCACTCTCCTGAAAATACTGTACTTTCAGTCAGTAAAGAAAAACCAGAAGCATACGTTCTGGACAGGGTAGGTTACGATAAGTTTTTAGCAGACCTTGCCACAGATTCTGGGGTAGATATATTTTTAAACCACAGGGTTGAGAAAGTTGATTCTGTTAGCGGGGTTATAAATCTTAAGAACAATCCAAACGCCAAAATATCAGCGGATGTGGTGGTGGGAGCTGATGGTCATTCATCAATTGTATCCGGTGCGTTTAATCCTCCTGCAAAATCTTTCCAGGCAGCCCAGTACCTAATAGATGTAGGTGAAAAACGGTTCCAGAAAGATTACGTCCACCTTTATGTGGACTCAAGAGTATCTCCTGGTTTTCTGTGGGTTATCCCCTTATCTGAAACCACAGCCCGGGTAGGACTATTTGCAGATACCAGTTATCAGCAATTAAACGTGATTCTCAAGGAATTAATAACTAAACGCTCCGAACTTAAAGGAGCAACCATTTTAAAAAAGTATTATGGTGTCATCCCTAAACATGACCCCCAAAAACAGCTGGTCAAAGACAGGGTTCTTCTCTTGGGGGATGCAGCATCCCAGGTTAAACCCACCACCGGGGGTGGTCTTATAATGGGATTTGTGTGTGCAGAGATAGCTTCAAGAGCAGCATCAAAGGCACTGGAAAATGAAAACATGGAACTACTTATGAACTACTCGAAAGATTACAGGGAACAATTCAAAAAAGAGCTAAAAGTACAGTTAATGGTACACAAGATCTTCAAATCCCTTAGTGACTCTGATCTGGAATACATGTTCGGAAAACTAAAGCAGGAAGGTGCAGAAGACATAATTTCCCACTATGGGGATATGGACTCTCAATCACCCCTGATTAAAGAAATGTTCAAAAGAGGTATTATTTTTTCTATTCTTCCTAAAATGTTATCCTGGAGGATATCCAGCCTATGGAAATAG
- a CDS encoding DNA topoisomerase IV subunit A, translated as MNKKDIAVNKLKSLGDIILEDVHQNNVPAIKVPSRGTSNIVYDTEKRYYVLGDRYGKRSLGNVKQISKIAQMVYVANFCKDLVRRNKTATLREMYYVSEGWDVDFGDQQESNIVGEDLEVTLGMTREDLGLMPEEDGASVYGKITMQEDDVEINALRSGKSGYTISPTIDDVKFLEHDVKRVIAVETMGMFHRMVQEEAYKKFDTLIVGLKGQAARATRRFLKRVNEELDLPVYIMNDGDPWGFHIAMVIISGSAKLAHVNHQLATPDARFLGVTASDIINYDLPTDPLKDIDVLRLKELSKDPRYKDEHWQVEIKKMLKIGKKAEQQSFSKYGLEYVVDTYLPEKLDSME; from the coding sequence ATGAATAAGAAAGATATTGCCGTTAACAAACTCAAAAGCCTGGGCGATATAATACTGGAAGATGTTCACCAGAACAATGTCCCAGCAATTAAAGTTCCATCACGAGGAACATCCAACATAGTCTACGATACTGAAAAACGTTACTACGTACTGGGAGATCGCTATGGGAAACGATCCCTGGGTAATGTTAAACAGATCAGTAAAATAGCCCAGATGGTTTACGTTGCCAACTTCTGCAAGGACCTGGTCCGCCGTAACAAGACCGCCACTTTAAGGGAGATGTACTACGTTTCTGAAGGATGGGACGTAGATTTCGGAGACCAGCAGGAGTCCAACATCGTTGGAGAGGATCTGGAAGTTACCCTGGGAATGACCCGTGAAGACCTGGGCTTAATGCCTGAAGAAGACGGAGCATCAGTATACGGCAAAATCACTATGCAAGAAGATGATGTGGAGATCAACGCCCTGAGATCTGGTAAATCTGGTTACACTATATCTCCTACCATTGATGATGTTAAGTTCCTGGAACATGACGTGAAACGAGTTATTGCCGTGGAAACCATGGGTATGTTCCACCGTATGGTTCAAGAAGAAGCTTACAAAAAATTCGACACATTAATTGTTGGTTTGAAGGGTCAAGCTGCCCGTGCAACTCGCCGTTTCCTTAAAAGGGTTAATGAGGAACTTGACTTGCCAGTTTATATCATGAACGACGGAGACCCATGGGGATTTCACATCGCCATGGTTATCATCAGCGGAAGTGCCAAACTGGCCCACGTGAACCACCAGCTGGCAACACCTGATGCCAGGTTCCTGGGTGTTACCGCCTCAGACATCATCAACTACGACCTTCCCACAGACCCCCTTAAAGATATTGATGTTTTAAGGCTTAAAGAACTCTCCAAAGACCCCCGTTACAAGGATGAACACTGGCAAGTTGAGATCAAGAAGATGCTCAAGATCGGGAAAAAAGCAGAACAGCAGTCCTTCTCTAAGTATGGACTGGAGTACGTGGTTGACACTTACTTACCTGAAAAACTCGATTCAATGGAATAA
- a CDS encoding UPF0280 family protein has translation MIKKRILIQETNILLTADIEPHYLVSFITKCREELKTYIRMNNEFQTSLEPLKVGEAPLIVKMMAESTDIAGVGPMAAVAGTISQLTLNFLLNQDARYVIVDNGGDVALKTNEDVIMGLYAGESSLSGRIGFKIKSRKTPLGICTSSGTVGHSISFGQADSVTVFASSASVADALATSIANHATGNGEVEQVENCLGKAEEFREHLRGVLVVVGESAGTVGKIPDLVETNKKVVLGDLFDVY, from the coding sequence ATGATAAAAAAAAGGATCCTTATCCAGGAAACCAATATTTTACTCACAGCAGATATTGAACCACATTATCTGGTTAGTTTCATTACCAAATGTAGAGAAGAACTGAAAACTTATATTAGAATGAATAATGAATTTCAAACAAGCCTGGAACCCTTGAAAGTTGGTGAAGCACCCCTAATTGTGAAGATGATGGCAGAATCTACTGATATAGCTGGTGTGGGACCTATGGCTGCTGTCGCCGGGACCATATCCCAGCTTACCCTTAACTTTTTACTGAATCAGGATGCTCGATATGTAATCGTGGATAATGGAGGAGATGTCGCCCTTAAAACTAATGAAGATGTGATTATGGGTTTATATGCAGGTGAATCATCTTTATCTGGAAGGATAGGATTTAAGATCAAATCCCGCAAGACTCCCCTGGGAATATGCACATCTTCCGGTACAGTGGGTCATTCCATCAGTTTTGGCCAGGCAGACTCAGTTACCGTGTTTGCTTCTTCTGCCAGTGTAGCTGATGCACTGGCCACCTCCATTGCCAACCACGCCACCGGAAATGGTGAAGTTGAGCAAGTAGAGAACTGCCTGGGGAAAGCAGAGGAATTCCGAGAACATCTGCGGGGTGTTCTGGTAGTGGTAGGAGAATCAGCAGGCACAGTGGGAAAAATCCCCGACCTGGTGGAAACCAATAAAAAAGTAGTTTTAGGGGATCTTTTCGATGTTTATTAA
- the glp gene encoding gephyrin-like molybdotransferase Glp codes for MGKEFLNLMDPDDVKKIIDSLNIKRKIENVNLSDAYQRVLAEDVYAAIDLPPFDRASMDGYAVRAQDTFGASEDNPITLDLIEKIRAGDVPSKKVEKGTCSEVGTGAPMPDGSDAVVMVEVTDIKENKVDILEAVTPGTNWAIRGSDIEKGKFLLSEGTLLTADKIGALSAIGLDKISVFTKPTVAVISTGNELIKPDEELQHGKLYDINSESISNAVKSCGCIPLASTIAKDDYISIKNKIDQYKHADVIITSGGTSAGAGDVLRQVVDDIGEVLVHGISVKPGKPTLIGTLPEGDVDVILFGLPGYPVSALMIFHGFVAPFLRGVAGVKKFMEKKEGSVLKLSRRYHSARGRSHFVLVKIEEDIAHPILKDSGAITALAEADGYFEVPKNVEIIEKDEEINVMPLSGL; via the coding sequence ATGGGCAAAGAATTCTTAAATCTAATGGATCCAGATGATGTGAAAAAAATCATAGACTCACTGAACATAAAACGGAAGATTGAAAACGTTAATTTGAGTGATGCCTATCAGCGAGTTCTGGCGGAAGATGTTTATGCAGCCATTGATCTACCCCCATTTGACAGGGCATCTATGGATGGATATGCTGTACGCGCCCAGGATACTTTCGGGGCTTCAGAGGATAATCCCATCACATTAGATCTGATTGAGAAAATCCGAGCCGGAGACGTACCTTCCAAAAAGGTTGAAAAAGGAACCTGCAGTGAAGTGGGTACCGGTGCTCCCATGCCAGATGGTTCCGATGCAGTGGTCATGGTCGAAGTCACTGATATCAAAGAAAACAAGGTGGACATACTGGAGGCAGTTACTCCTGGAACCAATTGGGCCATCAGGGGATCCGACATTGAAAAGGGAAAATTCCTCTTATCAGAAGGTACTCTTTTAACTGCCGATAAAATCGGGGCTTTAAGTGCAATTGGCCTCGATAAAATCTCAGTTTTTACCAAGCCAACCGTAGCAGTCATATCCACTGGTAATGAGTTGATAAAACCAGATGAAGAGCTTCAACACGGAAAATTATATGATATTAATTCTGAGTCCATATCAAATGCAGTTAAATCCTGTGGGTGCATACCTTTAGCTTCCACAATAGCAAAAGATGATTATATTTCCATAAAAAATAAAATAGATCAGTATAAACATGCTGATGTTATAATCACTTCAGGAGGAACATCAGCTGGTGCAGGGGATGTTTTGCGCCAAGTGGTGGATGATATAGGGGAAGTTTTGGTCCACGGAATTTCAGTAAAACCAGGTAAACCCACTTTAATTGGTACTTTACCCGAGGGGGATGTTGATGTCATTTTGTTTGGACTTCCCGGATATCCTGTATCTGCTTTGATGATTTTCCATGGATTCGTAGCTCCTTTCTTAAGAGGGGTTGCCGGTGTTAAAAAATTCATGGAGAAAAAAGAGGGATCTGTTCTCAAATTATCCCGAAGATATCATTCTGCCAGGGGAAGAAGTCACTTTGTACTGGTAAAAATAGAGGAGGATATTGCCCATCCCATATTAAAAGATTCCGGTGCAATAACTGCTCTTGCTGAGGCAGATGGTTATTTTGAAGTACCTAAGAATGTGGAGATCATTGAAAAAGATGAAGAAATAAATGTAATGCCTTTATCCGGGCTTTAA